The Alphaproteobacteria bacterium GM7ARS4 genome includes a region encoding these proteins:
- a CDS encoding Hsp70 family protein → MASVERVFGKKPIAEKNVDEVVALGAAFYAAYKSDRPEDLTSAQRQALKGKIKEVANHYYGTLALRAGELGRPEPCNDILINKNDQIPCSVTKSYYTVSDGQTSVDCRVTQSVIKEEGLRNLEIIHEGSMPLPPDRPSGQEIKVTYSYDSNQIMHCSFVDVATGKEKTVDLKLGSDTGGIIVE, encoded by the coding sequence GTGGCAAGTGTCGAACGTGTTTTTGGGAAAAAACCCATTGCTGAGAAAAATGTGGATGAGGTCGTTGCCCTTGGTGCCGCTTTCTACGCTGCCTATAAGAGCGATAGACCAGAAGACCTAACGTCCGCCCAGCGACAAGCACTCAAGGGTAAGATTAAAGAGGTGGCGAATCACTATTATGGCACGCTGGCCTTGCGGGCTGGTGAGTTAGGTCGTCCAGAGCCATGTAACGACATTCTCATCAACAAGAACGACCAGATTCCCTGTTCCGTCACAAAGTCTTACTATACGGTGTCAGACGGGCAAACGAGTGTGGACTGTCGCGTCACGCAGTCTGTCATAAAGGAGGAGGGTCTTCGTAATTTGGAGATTATCCATGAAGGGTCTATGCCCCTTCCTCCCGATAGACCGTCGGGTCAAGAGATTAAGGTGACCTACAGTTATGATAGCAATCAAATCATGCATTGCTCTTTTGTCGATGTGGCGACGGGAAAGGAGAAGACCGTTGACCTAAAGCTTGGGAGCGATACCGGTGGCATCATCGTCGAGTAG
- the groES gene encoding co-chaperone GroES → MKFKPLHDRVLVRRIEGDEKTKGGIIIPDTAKEKPSEGEIIAVGDGEVRDDGKRVPLNVKKGDRILFGKWSGTEVKIDGEELLIMKESDVLGIIEQEKKTA, encoded by the coding sequence ATGAAATTCAAACCGTTACATGACAGGGTGTTGGTTCGTCGTATCGAGGGTGACGAGAAGACAAAGGGTGGCATTATCATTCCGGACACGGCGAAGGAGAAGCCCAGTGAGGGTGAGATTATTGCGGTGGGTGATGGGGAGGTTCGTGATGATGGCAAGAGGGTTCCTTTGAATGTGAAGAAGGGCGACCGGATATTGTTTGGGAAATGGTCTGGCACAGAGGTCAAGATTGATGGCGAGGAGCTATTGATTATGAAGGAGTCTGATGTGTTGGGGATCATTGAGCAAGAAAAGAAAACTGCATAG
- a CDS encoding M48 family metallopeptidase encodes MARRVRSMGSDYVDAKRHASVIRYKEDRERQGEALSAWDNDVMGQRDTLLRSSLLISEHVTPTLARTLNVVCDRLFIPREKVDAFIKESPEIQASCLHSNARCVLQFSSGLVNLLSAEEFSFVIGHELGHFLLMHRIMRDDTISLVFFSQMRAQEISADRLGLVAAQNLNTAMRAIMKTVSGLGDRHLHYDVPHFIAQAKKIEKPYDSEALTTTHPPMVIRCRALLWFSTVHAWKDYPVMERSGEMDTLDEKVKKELDPFVEKAVRQHITQVKDDIKLWMIVQKIAMDGRFDKDEQKKFKEWFGEDMFVKVRNLLMSSTKERLDDKIQKNVETSMEALKGMTGTRCAQHYADIEEIVGKWVT; translated from the coding sequence TTGGCAAGGCGCGTAAGAAGTATGGGAAGTGATTATGTTGATGCCAAGAGGCATGCGTCCGTCATTCGTTACAAGGAAGATAGGGAGAGACAGGGAGAGGCGCTGAGCGCATGGGACAACGATGTCATGGGGCAGAGGGATACGTTGTTGCGTTCCAGTCTCTTGATAAGTGAGCATGTGACGCCGACGTTGGCGCGCACACTCAATGTCGTTTGTGACAGGTTGTTTATTCCTCGCGAGAAGGTTGATGCGTTTATTAAGGAATCGCCAGAGATACAGGCTTCATGCCTTCACAGCAATGCGCGTTGCGTTCTCCAATTTTCTTCTGGGCTTGTTAATCTTCTCAGTGCTGAAGAATTTTCTTTTGTTATAGGGCATGAATTGGGGCATTTTTTGCTGATGCACAGGATTATGCGGGATGATACCATCTCTTTGGTGTTTTTTTCTCAGATGAGGGCGCAAGAAATATCAGCCGACCGTCTGGGGCTTGTGGCAGCGCAAAACCTCAACACAGCCATGCGCGCTATTATGAAAACCGTTTCTGGGTTGGGTGACCGCCATCTACACTATGATGTGCCTCACTTCATTGCCCAAGCAAAGAAAATAGAGAAGCCTTATGACAGCGAGGCACTCACCACGACACATCCTCCTATGGTGATAAGATGTCGCGCCCTTTTATGGTTTTCCACAGTGCATGCATGGAAGGATTATCCCGTGATGGAGAGGAGCGGTGAGATGGACACACTCGATGAAAAAGTGAAAAAGGAGCTCGACCCCTTTGTAGAAAAGGCTGTTCGTCAACATATTACTCAAGTGAAAGATGACATAAAGCTCTGGATGATTGTGCAAAAAATTGCTATGGATGGGCGTTTCGACAAGGATGAACAAAAAAAATTCAAGGAATGGTTCGGGGAGGATATGTTTGTAAAGGTGAGGAATCTTCTCATGTCGTCCACGAAAGAGCGTCTTGACGATAAAATCCAAAAGAACGTTGAGACCAGCATGGAGGCATTAAAGGGGATGACGGGCACTCGGTGTGCCCAACATTATGCTGACATAGAAGAGATTGTAGGAAAGTGGGTGACGTGA
- a CDS encoding TerB family tellurite resistance protein — protein MGILDLLLSRLRIADDRLFSEADSPIVKKIQFRGVFPVGDEPKEVGFVFSVFAEDSSGALAPVFSMVDAFQEDLTHVYHMKRRVGRVTEGMVVRDWVTIGAVVPMILHPPYGGACDLVVRVRLVDWQDDMKIIAGHVLNEDAVLWQKDISFHHVFTDKGYKEAMRDREEAQAISIKIAVEVAMADGELHEREKDVIRAWANKAVEGYSEDKKKSLKALYRKALQEGYEDATRDVTAGLQSRQQARLSRLLSRLRDIGEKKAMYDMVELVYDIMTADGKIAKEEMALVRFIEKGVDLDTKKLEAIRDIKMIGAGSLDLSGGELSLEDRVGIDPQWGHDKIMAHIKREHAKWNGRLSTLSSPEERAHAQRMLDDLGKARKKYGK, from the coding sequence ATGGGCATACTTGACCTCCTATTATCCAGATTACGCATCGCTGACGACAGGCTGTTCAGTGAGGCAGACTCACCCATCGTCAAGAAAATTCAATTCAGGGGCGTTTTTCCCGTCGGCGATGAACCAAAGGAGGTGGGATTCGTGTTCTCGGTGTTTGCTGAGGACTCATCGGGCGCGCTTGCCCCCGTTTTTTCTATGGTCGATGCTTTCCAAGAGGATTTAACCCATGTGTATCACATGAAACGTCGCGTTGGTCGTGTCACGGAAGGCATGGTGGTAAGGGATTGGGTCACCATCGGGGCTGTCGTCCCGATGATTTTGCACCCTCCCTATGGTGGTGCTTGCGACCTCGTTGTGCGGGTGCGCCTTGTGGATTGGCAGGATGATATGAAGATAATAGCTGGTCATGTCCTCAACGAGGATGCTGTATTGTGGCAGAAGGACATCAGCTTTCACCATGTCTTTACCGACAAAGGCTATAAGGAAGCGATGAGAGACAGGGAGGAGGCGCAAGCCATCTCCATCAAAATTGCCGTTGAGGTGGCGATGGCAGATGGTGAATTGCACGAACGAGAGAAGGACGTGATACGCGCATGGGCGAACAAAGCCGTAGAGGGTTATTCCGAGGACAAGAAGAAGAGTCTCAAGGCGCTCTATAGGAAGGCATTGCAAGAGGGGTATGAAGACGCCACACGGGATGTCACAGCAGGTTTGCAAAGTCGTCAACAGGCGCGCCTTTCCCGCCTCTTAAGCCGTTTACGGGACATTGGTGAGAAAAAGGCCATGTATGATATGGTAGAGCTCGTCTATGACATCATGACGGCCGATGGCAAGATTGCCAAAGAAGAGATGGCGCTGGTGCGTTTCATAGAGAAGGGCGTGGACCTTGATACCAAAAAGCTTGAGGCAATACGGGATATAAAAATGATTGGTGCGGGCTCTCTTGACCTCTCAGGCGGAGAGCTCTCTCTTGAGGACAGGGTAGGGATAGACCCTCAGTGGGGGCATGATAAAATCATGGCGCATATCAAGCGCGAGCATGCAAAATGGAATGGCCGTCTTTCCACCCTCTCATCACCAGAGGAGCGAGCGCATGCCCAAAGAATGCTTGATGACCTTGGCAAGGCGCGTAAGAAGTATGGGAAGTGA